In Rosa chinensis cultivar Old Blush chromosome 1, RchiOBHm-V2, whole genome shotgun sequence, a genomic segment contains:
- the LOC112198374 gene encoding receptor-like protein EIX2, which produces MESLDLHDCGLVGKLPSSLGMLRSLQHLYLSSNSFWGSIPEFIISNLSSSLKTLDLRNNIFNGSIPQSLGKLSQLVSLYLSYNSWEGNLTKAHFINLTKLESFAVSTAQPVPIIFNLIDYEWIPPFKLHRIEMHNCRVGPGFPVWLQSQTELVWVSLEKAGLSGPIPEEWLFKISPQIHWLDLSYNQISGKLPFRFNSFPNLGSIVLSHNQFDGTIPSSICSIQSLYDLALNNNQLSGEFPKEWSLWSRIDTVDVSNNNMSGNIPSSMGIPSSLGILKTDNNHFSGEIPSALQNCSGLQRLYLGANKFTGSIPSWIGSKVSTFTVLQLQSNSLSGHIPHHLCSLPFLQILDLSHNRISGTIPNCLNKLTSLISSSDEGWIVSGDFEVITVTVKGRASEYFSGNEMLLTIIDFSHNDLEGEIPEEISSLVRLATLNLSVNQLSGNIPSKIGNLHLLETLDLSQNQLSGQIPQSLASLTFLSHLNLSCNNLTGRIPSGNQLQTLDDSSIYEGNPSLCGFPLSNCTEVGGNMHETHEADDEKLGLYTSAVLGFIIGFWSVCGTLILKKSWRYAYFQVFDHIKEKVALAIALKVAR; this is translated from the coding sequence ATGGAGTCACTAGATCTGCATGACTGTGGGCTGGTAGGCAAATTGCCTAGTTCATTGGGAATGCTGAGAAGCCTGCAGCATCTCTATCTCAGCTCCAACTCTTTTTGGGGATCCATTCCAGAATTTATTATCAGCAATTTATCATCATCCCTGAAGACACTTGATCTCAGGAATAATATTTTCAACGGTTCCATTCCTCAAAGTTTGGGAAAACTTTCTCAGCTAGTGAGCCTTTATCTATCTTATAATTCATGGGAAGGCAATTTAACCAAAGCCCATTTCATAAATCTCACAAAATTAGAGTCTTTTGCAGTTAGCACAGCCCAACCTGTGCccatcattttcaatttgattgattatgAATGGATTCCTCCTTTCAAGCTCCACCGCATTGAAATGCACAACTGCCGAGTAGGCCCCGGCTTCCCTGTATGGCTTCAATCTCAAACTGAGCTCGTGTGGGTCTCACTTGAGAAGGCTGGACTCTCGGGTCCAATACCAGAGGAATGGCTCTTTAAGATATCTCCCCAAATCCACTGGTTGGATTTATCTTACAATCAAATAAGTGGAAAGCTTCCGTTCCGATTCAACTCTTTTCCGAATCTGGGTTCCATAGTTTTGAGCCATAATCAATTTGATGGCACTATTCCATCATCTATTTGTAGCATTCAATCTCTATATGACCTTGCTCTGAATAACAATCAGTTATCTGGAGAATTCCCTAAAGAATGGAGTTTGTGGAGCCGCATAGACACTGTGGATGTCTCAAACAACAATATGTCTGGTAATATTCCAAGCTCAATGGGCATTCCAAGTTCTCTTGGAATACTAAAGACAGACAACAATCATTTTAGCGGAGAAATTCCTTCTGCCTTGCAAAATTGCTCTGGTTTGCAGAGACTTTATCTTGGAGCCAACAAATTTACTGGAAGCATACCTTCTTGGATAGGATCAAAAGTATCCACATTCACAGTGCTGCAATTGCAATCAAACTCTTTAAGTGGACATATTCCTCATCATTTGTGCAGTCTTCCTTTCCTTCAGATCCTAGACCTTAGTCACAATAGAATTTCAGGGACTATTCCCAACTGTTTGAATAAATTGACTTCTTTAATCTCTAGTAGTGATGAGGGTTGGATCGTCTCTGGTGATTTTGAGGTAATAACTGTGACTGTAAAAGGAAGAGCAAGTGAATACTTCTCTGGCAATGAGATGCTTCTAACCATTATTGATTTTTCGCATAATGATTTAGAAGGTGAAATTCCTGAAGAAATTAGCAGTCTCGTTCGATTAGCTACATTAAACTTGTCCGTTAATCAATTAAGTGGAAATATCCCCTCAAAAATTGGAAACTTGCACTTGCTTGAAACACTTGACCTCTCCCAGAACCAGCTTTCAGGACAGATTCCACAAAGTCTCGCTTCTTTGACCTTCTTATCTCACCTGAACTTGTCTTGCAACAACTTGACCGGAAGAATTCCTTCGGGCAACCAACTTCAGACGCTTGATGATTCATCTATTTATGAGGGCAATCCTTCACTCTGTGGATTTCCTCTTTCAAATTGCACAGAAGTTGGAGGCAACATGCATGAGACTCATGAAGCTGATGATGAAAAGCTTGGTTTATATACCAGCGCAGTGCTTGGCTTTATCATAGGCTTTTGGAGTGTTTGTGGCACATTGATATTGAAGAAGTCATGGAGGTATGCTTATTTTCAAGTTTTTGACCACATCAAAGAGAAAGTAGCACTAGCAATTGCATTGAAAGTAGCTCGTTGA
- the LOC112202150 gene encoding uncharacterized protein LOC112202150, translating into MAAALISRRFSSKLVRPFHSCSSLSSISSTYFITQNLQNPTPKPFTHLSNSTFSQTPSNPFTSTSNPNSIFKHYKRTAPNPKPFNEKSTKALAFDPSLSSSTHQRVFDPEPNNFNLGFTQLSTPRIKWPSGNRPRFLSTSGSSEPEKPQNPSQYPSQNPNFKHQEIEGPTVERDLSDLGNETRTVLEVMAKNMYSLSRTVAVLGLVQLGLGAYISYMTRSSPIPEVSIQSFLAFGFPFSLAFMLRQSLKPIYFFKKMEEQGRLQILTLALQVAKNLNVFFIRVRGVSVLCIAGLSAGVLFQLAYKLT; encoded by the coding sequence ATGGCTGCCGCCTTGATCTCTCGCAGATTCAGCTCAAAGCTCGTAAGACCCTTTCACTCTTGTTCATCACTCTCCTCCATATCCTCCACCTACTTCATCACCCAAAATCTCCAAAACCCTACCCCTAAACCCTTCACTCACTTGTCCAATTCCACTTTCTCACAAACACCTTCAAACCCTTTCACATCTACTTCAAACCCCAACTCCATTTTCAAACACTACAAAAGAACAGcaccaaatccaaaacccttcaATGAAAAATCCACTAAAGCCTTAGCCTTTGATCCATCTTTGTCTTCTTCGACGCACCAAAGGGTTTTCGATCCAGAACCCAACAATTTCAATCTTGGTTTTACCCAATTGAGCACTCCCAGAATTAAATGGCCGTCGGGTAATAGACCCAGATTTCTTTCAACCTCCGGTTCATCAGAACCTGAGAAACCCCAAAACCCAAGTCAGTACCCAAGTCAAAACCCGAATTTCAAGCACCAAGAAATCGAAGGACCGACTGTGGAGCGAGACCTCTCTGATTTGGGCAATGAGACCCGAACAGTCCTTGAAGTGATGGCCAAGAACATGTATAGTCTGAGCAGGACTGTGGCTGTTCTGGGTTTGGTTCAGCTCGGCCTTGGAGCTTACATTTCATACATGACTCGGTCTTCGCCAATACCCGAAGTATCAATTCAGAGCTTTTTGGCATTCGGGTTTCCCTTCTCTTTGGCGTTCATGTTGAGGCAGTCTCTGAAGCCAATCTACTTCTTTAAGAAGATGGAGGAGCAAGGTAGGCTGCAGATTCTGACTCTTGCTCTTCAGGTTGCTAAGAATTTAAATGTTTTCTTCATTCGGGTTCGTGGGGTGTCTGTCTTGTGTATTGCTGGTTTGTCTGCTGGAGTTTTGTTCCAGCTTGCTTACAAGTTGACTTGA